In one Lolium rigidum isolate FL_2022 chromosome 3, APGP_CSIRO_Lrig_0.1, whole genome shotgun sequence genomic region, the following are encoded:
- the LOC124703520 gene encoding mRNA-capping enzyme-like isoform X1: MTFSMDLNASPLPEEDEQPYEEPVEVDYAQEEHVESAVETLRREREERRMKLKREQQDEGSRQHPQQIRNEYAPPIKVGRGRIKEAPQGWLDCPAFGEPIDRIIPSKVPLDETFNESVPPGKRYSSKQVINKQRKAGREIGLVIDLTNTSRYYSSAEWTNQGTKYVKIPCRGRNAVPDNESINAFVYEVMTFLERQKQSRTPKYVLVHCTHGHNRTGFMIIHYLMRTHISWVAEAINIFAQRRPPGIYKRDYIEALYSFYHEVPANMIVACPSTPEWKNPFDLDLNGEAKQDDDDDAGDLAPVHNEVEEKVITNDDVLGDAVPFDQQEALRIVCYRLLELPPARGHAQFPGSHPVSLNSDNLQLLRQRYYYATWKADGTRYMMLIMRDGCFLIDRNFCFRRVQMRFPRRNFNEGSHHMTLIDGEMIIDTVPDSGLRRRYLAYDLMALDSVSKTKLPFAERWRLIEDEIIRPRYNERKQFESGAKSSPMYRYDMELFSARRKDFWLLSTAKKVLKMFIPKLCHDADGLIFQGWDDPYVTRTHEGLLKWKYPEMNSVDFLFEVGNENRQLVFLYERGKKKLMDGTRMVFPNEEDPSSISGRIVECSWNKQEQCWVCMRVRADKSTPNDINTYRKVMRSITDNITEDKLLEEINEISSLPMYADRKKADERMAQHAKMAQHRRKMMPQQ; the protein is encoded by the exons ATGACCTTCTCTATGGATTTGAACGCATCACCATTGCCTGAAGAAGATGAACAGCCTTATGAAGAACCTGTGGAGGTTGATTATGCACAAGAGGAACATGTTGAGTCTGCTGTTGAAACATTGCGAAGG GAGCGTGAAGAGAGACGCATGAAGTTAAAGAGAGAGCAGCAAGATGAAGGGTCAAGGCAACATCCTCAGCAGATTAGGAATGAATATGCACCTCCAATCAAAGTTGGTAGAGGCCGGATTAAAGAGGCACCTCAGG GATGGTTGGATTGCCCTGCATTTGGTGAGCCAATAGATAGAATCATACCCTCCAAAGTTCCTCTTGATGAAACCTTCAACGAATCGGTTCCTCCTGGCAAAAGATATTCTTCCAAACAAGTAATAAACAAGCAAAGAAAAGCTGGCCGTGAA ATAGGTTTAGTCATTGATCTGACAAATACTTCTAGATATTACTCATCAGCAGAATGGACAAACCAAGGTACCAAGTATGTCAAG ATTCCTTGCAGGGGAAGAAATGCTGTACCAGATAATGAATCTATTAACGCATTTGTCTATGAG GTGATGACGTTTCTTGAACGACAAAAGCAGTCAAGGACTCCAAAATATGTTCTGGTTCACTGTACCCATGGTCATAATCGCACAGGCTTCATGATTATTCATTACCTCATGCGTACACACATCTCTTGGGTTGCTGAG GCAATAAATATATTTGCTCAAAGGCGACCTCCTGGAATATATAAGAGGGACTACATTGAAGCCTTGTATTCATTTTATCATGAGGTTCCTGCGAATATGATTGTAGCATGCCCTTCAACTCCAGAATGGAAGAACCCTTTTGATCTTGATTTAAATGGTGAAGCTAAGcaagatgacgatgacgatgctgGCGATCTTGCACCGGTACAT AACGAGGTGGAGGAAAAAGTCATAACTAATGATGATGTGCTGGGAGACGCTGTACCTTTTGATCAGCAAGAGGCTCTACGCATTGTATGTTATCGGTTGCTTGAACTGCCCCCT GCGCGAGGGCATGCACAATTTCCAGGATCACACCCAGTTTCTCTTAACAG TGATAATCTGCAGCTACTTAGACAGCGGTATTATTATGCTACATGGAAAGCTGATGGAACTCGATATATGATGCTTATAATGAGGGATGGTTGTTTTCTGATTGATCGGAATTTTTGCTTTAGGAGAGTTCAGATGCGCTTTCCCCGTAGGAACTTTAATGAA GGCTCACATCATATGACCTTGATTGATGGGGAAATGATTATAGATACAGTACCAGATTCAGGATTGAGAAGGAGGTACTTGGCATATGATCTGATGGCACTTGATTCAGTGTCTAAAACAAAG TTGCCTTTTGCTGAAAGGTGGAGATTAATTGAAGATGAAATAATTCGGCCACGCTATAACGAGAGAAAACAGTTTGAGAGTGGTGCTAAGAGCAGTCCGATGTACAGATATGACATGGAGCTATTTTCG GCCCGGAGAAAGGATTTTTGGCTGCTGTCTACAGCAAAAAAGGTACTGAAGATGTTTATTCCAAAACTTTGCCACGATGCTGATGGCCTGATATTTCAG GGCTGGGATGATCCGTACGTAACTCGAACGCACGAAGGTCTTCTTAAGTGGAAATACCCTGAAATGAATTCAGTTGACTTTTTGTTTGAG GTTGGCAATGAAAATCGGCAGCTGGTTTTCCTTTACGAGAGGGGCAAGAAGAAACTCATGGATGGTACTCGGATGGTATTTCCAA ATGAAGAGGATCCATCGTCCATCTCTGGGAGGATTGTTGAGTGCTCTTGGAATAAGCAGGAGCAATGTTGGGTCTGCATGCGCGTTAGAGCCGATAAATCGACTCCAAATGATATCAATACATATCGCAAG
- the LOC124703520 gene encoding mRNA-capping enzyme-like isoform X2 has product MTFSMDLNASPLPEEDEQPYEEPVEVDYAQEEHVESAVETLRREREERRMKLKREQQDEGSRQHPQQIRNEYAPPIKVGRGRIKEAPQGWLDCPAFGEPIDRIIPSKVPLDETFNESVPPGKRYSSKQVINKQRKAGREIGLVIDLTNTSRYYSSAEWTNQGTKYVKIPCRGRNAVPDNESINAFVYEVMTFLERQKQSRTPKYVLVHCTHGHNRTGFMIIHYLMRTHISWVAEAINIFAQRRPPGIYKRDYIEALYSFYHEVPANMIVACPSTPEWKNPFDLDLNGEAKQDDDDDAGDLAPVHNEVEEKVITNDDVLGDAVPFDQQEALRIVCYRLLELPPARGHAQFPGSHPVSLNSDNLQLLRQRYYYATWKADGTRYMMLIMRDGCFLIDRNFCFRRVQMRFPRRNFNEGSHHMTLIDGEMIIDTVPDSGLRRRYLAYDLMALDSVSKTKLPFAERWRLIEDEIIRPRYNERKQFESGAKSSPMYRYDMELFSARRKDFWLLSTAKKVLKMFIPKLCHDADGLIFQGWDDPYVTRTHEGLLKWKYPEMNSVDFLFELVFLYERGKKKLMDGTRMVFPNEEDPSSISGRIVECSWNKQEQCWVCMRVRADKSTPNDINTYRKVMRSITDNITEDKLLEEINEISSLPMYADRKKADERMAQHAKMAQHRRKMMPQQ; this is encoded by the exons ATGACCTTCTCTATGGATTTGAACGCATCACCATTGCCTGAAGAAGATGAACAGCCTTATGAAGAACCTGTGGAGGTTGATTATGCACAAGAGGAACATGTTGAGTCTGCTGTTGAAACATTGCGAAGG GAGCGTGAAGAGAGACGCATGAAGTTAAAGAGAGAGCAGCAAGATGAAGGGTCAAGGCAACATCCTCAGCAGATTAGGAATGAATATGCACCTCCAATCAAAGTTGGTAGAGGCCGGATTAAAGAGGCACCTCAGG GATGGTTGGATTGCCCTGCATTTGGTGAGCCAATAGATAGAATCATACCCTCCAAAGTTCCTCTTGATGAAACCTTCAACGAATCGGTTCCTCCTGGCAAAAGATATTCTTCCAAACAAGTAATAAACAAGCAAAGAAAAGCTGGCCGTGAA ATAGGTTTAGTCATTGATCTGACAAATACTTCTAGATATTACTCATCAGCAGAATGGACAAACCAAGGTACCAAGTATGTCAAG ATTCCTTGCAGGGGAAGAAATGCTGTACCAGATAATGAATCTATTAACGCATTTGTCTATGAG GTGATGACGTTTCTTGAACGACAAAAGCAGTCAAGGACTCCAAAATATGTTCTGGTTCACTGTACCCATGGTCATAATCGCACAGGCTTCATGATTATTCATTACCTCATGCGTACACACATCTCTTGGGTTGCTGAG GCAATAAATATATTTGCTCAAAGGCGACCTCCTGGAATATATAAGAGGGACTACATTGAAGCCTTGTATTCATTTTATCATGAGGTTCCTGCGAATATGATTGTAGCATGCCCTTCAACTCCAGAATGGAAGAACCCTTTTGATCTTGATTTAAATGGTGAAGCTAAGcaagatgacgatgacgatgctgGCGATCTTGCACCGGTACAT AACGAGGTGGAGGAAAAAGTCATAACTAATGATGATGTGCTGGGAGACGCTGTACCTTTTGATCAGCAAGAGGCTCTACGCATTGTATGTTATCGGTTGCTTGAACTGCCCCCT GCGCGAGGGCATGCACAATTTCCAGGATCACACCCAGTTTCTCTTAACAG TGATAATCTGCAGCTACTTAGACAGCGGTATTATTATGCTACATGGAAAGCTGATGGAACTCGATATATGATGCTTATAATGAGGGATGGTTGTTTTCTGATTGATCGGAATTTTTGCTTTAGGAGAGTTCAGATGCGCTTTCCCCGTAGGAACTTTAATGAA GGCTCACATCATATGACCTTGATTGATGGGGAAATGATTATAGATACAGTACCAGATTCAGGATTGAGAAGGAGGTACTTGGCATATGATCTGATGGCACTTGATTCAGTGTCTAAAACAAAG TTGCCTTTTGCTGAAAGGTGGAGATTAATTGAAGATGAAATAATTCGGCCACGCTATAACGAGAGAAAACAGTTTGAGAGTGGTGCTAAGAGCAGTCCGATGTACAGATATGACATGGAGCTATTTTCG GCCCGGAGAAAGGATTTTTGGCTGCTGTCTACAGCAAAAAAGGTACTGAAGATGTTTATTCCAAAACTTTGCCACGATGCTGATGGCCTGATATTTCAG GGCTGGGATGATCCGTACGTAACTCGAACGCACGAAGGTCTTCTTAAGTGGAAATACCCTGAAATGAATTCAGTTGACTTTTTGTTTGAG CTGGTTTTCCTTTACGAGAGGGGCAAGAAGAAACTCATGGATGGTACTCGGATGGTATTTCCAA ATGAAGAGGATCCATCGTCCATCTCTGGGAGGATTGTTGAGTGCTCTTGGAATAAGCAGGAGCAATGTTGGGTCTGCATGCGCGTTAGAGCCGATAAATCGACTCCAAATGATATCAATACATATCGCAAG